The stretch of DNA TCATTCTGCTGCAATAATCTTAATTAGATCTTATCGGGTTTAATTTAATGATTTCAGTCTTGGCAATTAACAATTATCGTTCCATATTAGATTTAAAAATACCCTTGAGCCAACTCAATGTGATTACTGGGGCCAATGGAAGCGGTAAATCGAATATTTATCGAGCGCTTCGCCTCCTTTCCCAAACAGTAACTGGCGGGGTCGTTAAAGCTTTAGCTCAGGAAGGGGGCTTAAATTCGACGTTTTGGGCAGGACCTGAAACATTGTCTAAAGCGATGCAGAAAGGCGAAGCTGCGGTTGAAGGCAGTGTGCGTAGAAAAGCGGTACGCATGCGGCTTGGTTTTTCAACACCGGAATTAGGCTATGCCATTTCACTTGGTTTGCCTGCACCATCAAACTCAGCATTTTCATTAGATCCAGAAATTAAGCGGGAATGTATCTGGGCAGGCCCTTGCTTCAGACCCGCGAGCCTGCTTGTGGATAGAGTTGGATCTATTATTAAAGTTCGTGCATCCCGAACCTGGGAAGTCGTTGATCATCATCTCAATGTATTCGACAGTCTTTTTTCTCAGATTGGCAATATAAAAGAGACGCCAGAAATTATCTACGTGCGAGAATTCATTCGAAACTGGCGGTTTTATGACCATTTTCGTAGTGACAGAGAATCACCCGCACGAAAAACGCAAATCGCCACCCGCACACCCGTGTTGAGTAATGAGGGGGATGATTTAGCGGCCGCCTTACAGACAATTAAAGAAATTGGCGATAGTGAGGCGTTGGATAAAGCGATTAGTGATGCTTTTCCAGGAACAAAACTGGTTATAGCCAAACACGAAGGCGGTTATCTTTCTGTAGGCCTTTCTCAACAAGGTTTATTGCGGCCGCTCAATTGCGCAGAATTATCCGATGGAACCTTACGCTACTTATTATTAGTTGCGGCATTACTGACTCCCAGACCACCTAAGCTACTGATTTTAAATGAACCTGAAACCAGTTTGCATCCTGACCTGCTGCCTGCTTTAGCGAAACTGATATTACATGTATCCGAGAAGACACAGGTTTGGATTGTTTCTCACGCCAATTCACTGATTAATATTTTGAAACAATACCCGGAATCTCATCTCATAGCGCTGGAAAAACAAATCGGCCAAACCACAATTCCTGGGCAATCACTTCTGGATGTACCTTCCTGGTACTGGCCTGATTAGCTGTGTGGCATTTTCGAGACAAAAAATTCTTTATTCTTGCGGAGGTATTTAAAAATGAGTAATCTCTCGCGGTGCTAATGAAATACAAGCCGCCACCTTGGAGGGGATATGAAGTTGTTTACTCTAAAAAAATCTCAAACTAAAGAAGAAAATGAGCAAAGAATTCAATTGATACGGAATATTTATTCTGCATTGTGGCTCAATCCTTCAATGAGTGAGGAATCGAGACAGAAAATATTGATAGGGTCATTGGTTTATACCCATCTATCTGCCAAAGAAATTCAAGAGGATGTGGCTAGTCAATACAAGAGAAAGTGATCAAATAACCTGAATGGAGTTACCGCAATTTAATAGCGGTAATTTATACTTGATCGGCTTTATCCCGTCCGGCATTCTTTTAAATCCCGCTCAAACCCGACTTTATATTTCTGATATGACGCAGAATAGTATTTCATCCTGCAATATTGATGGAACTGGCGGCGTGAGCAACTGCACAAGCTCTGGAACAGGAATGAGCCAACCGTGGGGGATTGCTTTTAATGCATCGGGAACAAAGATATATGTGACTAACTTTCTGGGCTCGAATGTTAGTTTATGCGACATTGATCTCAATGGGATGTTAGTAAACTGTTCCATTACAGGATCTGGGTTTTCTTCTCCCGTAGGTATTATTTTCAATTCAGCACAAACAAGGGCCTATGTGGTTAACGATGGCGGTGTGGTTAGTCAGTGTGATGTGGCTGCCGATGGTAGTCTGGTCAATTGCAGCCTTTCAGTGGATACAGGACTAATTTCCCGATACATTGCATTTAATGCAGAAGAAACGCTGGCCTATATAACACATCCGGCAAATGATGTTGTGTCTAAATGTGAAGTGGCTGCTAATGGCAATTTAACCAATTGCACTTTAACCGGCACGAATATGAATGGCGCTACCGGGATAAAACTGATCACGCTTTAAAGAGAATAACAGGAATAATTAGCCGTAGCCTGGTTGGCGCCTCGCGCGACAACCAGGTTTTCTTGAATGGTTATTTATCCTCATGTGTTTGGAAACTCGCTAGCGATGCAAGATAGCTACATCCGGCGGGATTTTTTCCCAGAAACTACCAGTTCGCCCTTTTTTGTAACCAATCTGGTATAAAGCGTTCATTTGCTTTTGATCAAACATTTTATCAGCATCTGCAACAAAATCGGGTGGTATATAGGTGAGATTAAAATCTACATGCTGAAGGAGCGAGCAAAGGTAGATGAAAATGACATCAGCGCTTCCCTGAGCCGCTGTCACACTTTTCAGGGCCCGTTTCCCAATAGAAAGCAACTTGGGTTTGACAACTTTATAGGGGAACCTGTTTTGATTATTACGAATGACAAATATTTTAACATTTGGCATGTTTTTTAGATGAAAATGTTCTTTAGCTGCTTTAAGGTCTGAACCGAGACGGCTTAGAAAGACTGCAAAAGTGGTTCCGCCATCGACATGCATTTCTGAATAGATTTGTCCCTGTGCCATTACGTCAAAGTACACTGGTGGAAACACGGCGGGAATGCTGGCGGAGGCCAGCAATATTTTCTTGAACAGGGCAAGCTTCTCGGGATTTTTACTCGTAGCAATGCGGGTCATATCCCACACTACCAAATCTCTTGAATAAAGATTAGTTGTTCCGACATATAGACGTCGTCCTTGATAGTAGGCTTTGGCAATATCATCCAGCATTGTTGCCGTAACATATTTATCCAGAAGTTTCTGTAAAGGTTTATAGTCTTTGAGCGATTCTCCGCCAGTCAGCAATGTCCACAAAACAGGTTTGTCGGTAAAGACATCTTTTGCAGAAATGGTGGTATAAGCTTCCCTTAAGGCTTTGTCGTATTTAGGGCCTGCAAAAGCAAGGGGGGCTATTAAGGCGCCTGTGCTAATACCCGTAACCGTGGTGAACTCCGGCCTTTTACCCGATTGGGTCCACCCATTCAGGATCCCGGCACCAAAAGCGCCAAAATCCCCCCCGCCAGAGACTACTGTAATGCCCCCCAAATAAACCGGTCCACCTAGTTTTAAATTAACGACTAGGAATAGGACTAGTAATATGACTATAACAACAATAGAATGTAGCGAAATAATTCACTCCAGTCGTAAGCGAAAACGTTGGACAGCTTACGAAAAACAACAAATAGTTCATGAAACCTACCAAACAGGCGTAACAGTATCCTTTATTGCACGCAAACACGGTATTCCCCCCAGTCAACTATTTTACTGGCGAAAAATAATGGAGAATGGTGCATTGACCAGCGTTAAAACAGAAGAAGAAGTCATCCCTGAAAGTGAAGCCAAGGCGTTGAAAAAACGTATTAAGCAACTTGAGCAAGTTCTGGGACAAAAGACATTGGAAAATGAGATTCTGCGTGAAGCAGTTAAGCTGGGTCGAGAAAAAAAACTGATCTCGCGACAACCCTTGTACGGGATAAGCGATTTCGAATAAGAGCAGTTGCCAGGGCACTGCAGGTTTCTCGCTCCCACTTAACGCAGAGGTTGAAAAATATGGAACACTCCAGAAAACAAACGGTTAAAATACGTGATCAGGAACTACTGCCTTACATTCGTGAAATAACGGATAAACGGAGTAGCTATGGCTATCGTAGGGTTACAACGCTTCTTAATCATGAGTTAAAAAAGACAGGTCTTGCCTGCGTCAATCATAAACGTGTCTATCGTATTATGAAGCAAAATCAATTATTACTGCCGGCGTATGGCAAAAAACAAACACGAGTACATGATGGGAAAGTCATTACATTGCATAGCAACACTCGTTGGTGTTCAGACTGTTTTACCATACAGTGCGCTAACGGTGATAGAGTTCATGTCGCTTTTGCAATGGATACTTGTGACAGAGAAGTATTAGGCTATATTGCCTCGACAGTGGGCATTGATGGAGAAGCAATCAGGGACTTATTGCTAGAAAGTGTAGAGTATCGGTTTGGTGCAGCAGAATACATGCCCAAACAGATACAGTGGTTAACTGACAATGGCCCTTGTTATGTGGCAAGGGACACTGTTTCTTTTGCAAGAAACTTAGGCTTTGATGTGAGGACAACACCAGCATATAGCCCTGAAAGCAATGGTATGGCAGAAGCGTTTGTTAAAACGTTTAAACGAGATTATGTCGCTTTTTTTGATCTTGATGATGCGCAGACTGTTATGAAAAAGCTTCCTGAATGGTTTGACGATTACAACGAAGTTGCGCCTCATAAGGGCTTAAAAATGATGGCTCCCAGGGAATATATCAGGAGCTTATTAGCGGTGAGTTAGGTGGTTCGGTTTTATAGGGGCAACTCCAACTACCAGTAAGCTAAAATAACCCTGCCTATGAAATAGAATATCAGGATAGGTCTTGGCCAGCTGTTTAACGCGTTCGAATGACTGTTCTTTAATCATCCGTTGGTCATAGTCAGTAAACTGGCTGCGGATATGTTCAAATCCAGGTATTTCAGCGCTATGTTCAAAGGCTGCAGGTAGTGGAGGAGCCGTCCGTGTTAGATGACAACCGCTTTGCAGAAAAGTAAGACATAAACAGAGGGTTCTGATTTTAAGCATCGCATCAATCCATGAGTGTCATAGCAGAATTATTTATCGGGGCTCTTGGAACATTGTCTTTTCCCGCAATGTGTCTAGCTGTGTTCGTACAACAGCCCTCGCAGGTTCAGTTAATGTCAGTTGACCATTTAATTTCGATGTGATCACTTACCATGGTATGTTGGAGTGAATTCCGTATCAAGTATTTTCGGAATCGTTTCTGCATTTTTAGCTATTAAAATAATCAAACGAATCAATGATGCCTAATCTGCAGGTCTTATATTGCTGTCAGCAATCCCGTGCCCCAGTTGAGTTGTTAAGGCGAGCTGCATTTGATTCTAATGTCAGCTCTGCCTGACAGACACTTCGGAAAAAACCGGCGACTGTCAGATCAACGACGATATTTAAATCAAACCGCTTTGGATCGAGTAAAAAAGTTAAGGTTTAGGAGCATCCTCATTGATTTCATTTGATTCTTCTTGCTGCTCCTCTCCTGAATCTTTCAGTTCACGTAGGCTATCTTTTAGTACCCTCATCTGGATTGCTGTATATTCTTCGACTATCTTGCCTGGCGATTCCTCTCTCAATGTAAGGGTATACTCAGCATCCTGTCCTGCTATAAGAATTTCACCCTCACCCTGGTAATATGAAATACCACTAATATCTTTACCCATGGCATTGGGATAGGTAATAATTATTTCCCTGTCTTCATTTAAATAATGACAACCCACCTCTGTTCCTTTTGTCGTGCTAAGAATTCGTTGTTGCGTTAACAAAAATGCATCGTCTGGAGATTTTTCTCTATTAGCATCTGCCTGTTTTGCAAATTTCGCACTTTTTTCACCTCGTATAGTTTTATATGTTTTTGCCTCCTCTCCAGGGGGTAAGGGTTCTAATGGCTTATTAATCGCTGAAAGCGAAATCATACTGGTAAGAAAAATTTCTTTTAAAAAATTATCCGAACATTTGTCTAATCGTTCAATTGATCCAGATAAAAGATTATTAATATCGCGGTACATTGCGTCTTGAGTATATTGGTTTAGCGCTTTAAGCTCACCATTCTGGAGATTTAACAAATCTTTCCCGATGTGATTATTTTTTTTCATCTCATCGAGTTTGTCATCAGTCAATGCTTCGACATTACCATATTCTAAAATTGAAGGAGGGCAGGTGGGAGTATTTTCATTCAAAAAATCATTAAATTTTTGTACGGTAGCATCATCAATTGTAATATGTTCTAAATTTGCTAATGACAATAATTTTTTTAAAGGATAAATTTTAGAATTGTTGGCTGCTATAGTCACTTCTAATAACTGATTATTTTTATCAAACTCTCTTCTAATTTGATAATTTTGTTCACCTGATAATAATAAGGCGGTTGCCTCTTCAAGAAGCCTTGTTGCGTTGTTTTTATTGAGAGGACCGTAATAATATGCATTATCCCCCATAAACACCAACCAAGAATCTCGGGGTACATATATGAAGTATAGATTGTTCTAAAAAAATGCATATTGGTGTTGACCGCGTAGCCTGTTGGCGCCTTGCGCGACAACCGGGTTTTCATGCTCATTTTGAAAATGGCAATTCTTGTGCCTTGCTTAATATTCATCAATACATGAGGAATGGAGTCTTCCTGGAAATTGGGGGGTGGCTGCTAAAGGTGAAAACCTGGTTGGCGCAATGCGATAACCAGGCTACACGGGAGCTAAATTATAATACTTAGGTAGCCATACTGTATTTAACAATCAACGCCGTATTCTCTTTACCGCTATCTAGCAAGGCTTGGTAATAAGAAACGATGATCTCTGCAGACGTTGCAGCTGGAAGAGAATTGGGGAATGAAAACGTCATAAATACATTTTGTTCACCAAATTTTTTCTCCAGACTAGAATAGATACTAGCCATTTTTTTCTTGGCGAGTGTAGTATCAATTGGAGTCTTTACTGTATTCTCTGAGAGAATTACTTCTTCTTGTATTTTTTGTATTTGTTCCATTAAATGCGGGTAGGACTCTTCCAAATTGACTACCGAATCATCTAGTTGGTTCAATTCAAATTTGACAATGTCTCCTGGATGTTCTTTAAGTAAAATTTGATAAATATCACGCTGGGTAGTTATTAACTTAAAGATGGCTTCATCCGATGCAGTATTAAGATGTTTGCTAAAAACACGCCTGATTAAAGAGATGGTGTAGGCATCTATGGTTGTTTGCGGTTCATGATTATAAACAGCTTTTTTAGAATTATTAATAAACTCTTTAAATTCATCAGGGTGTTTTTTTGAGATAGTATTTAAAAGCTGGTTCTCTTTATACTTTTCCTCTAGCTTGGAGGCTTTGGCTATATTTGAAATATATGGACTAAATAAATATATCGTGATTGATAGAGCGATGAAGGCAAGTGCCGAAATTGTTTTTGACTTTTGTTTGGAAGTAAAATATTTGACGGCTGAAAATGCAGAACCAATAGTTCCGCAAATTAATACATTGGTCCAATTCATTAGTATTCCTTTATTAATTATCCATTGCTGAGGTTTTTTGTAAGCGCTTTAAAAACTTTTCCATTTCGTTTTAAAGCATCATATTTAATGGTGGCCAGAGGCAGAATCGAACTGCCGACACGAGGATTTTCAGTCCTCTGCTCTACCGACTGAGCTATCTGGCCATCAAGAGGTTGCTATTAAACTCTTAGTTGGGTTTGAAGTCAATAGAATAATTGAGAAAATTATAAAATTAATTAAGCTGTTGAAAAAACAATCATTAAATTGATTTAATTTAATTCTAATTGAGTTGAAATTGAATTTTTAGATGTTCAAATGTTTTAACTGTTGATAATAGCAAATGGCTATTTGTGCTCCCAGGGAAGCATTGTTTTTGATGAGTTCGATATTCGCACGCAGGCTTTCGCCAGCAGTCAATTCATTAATGCGTTTTAAAAGAAAAGGGGTAATTGATTTTCCCTGCAGACCCTTTGCCTCCGCTCTTGCCTGTTGGATAACCGGATTAATTTGAGCCTCAGGAATTTCATCCCCTCTTGGAATGGGATTGGCAACTACAATTCCATTTCTCATTCCCAATTGATGTTGGTAATACAGTAACTCGGCGATCTCCTGGGGCTTGTCCAGGCGATGAACCAGGGGTAAGCCGCTGGAATGGCTATAAAAAGCGGGAAATTCGTTGGTGCGATAACCGACAATAGGTACCCCGTAGCTCTCAAGTTTTTCGAGTGTTTTTGGTAAATCAAGTATCGATTTCGCGCCAGAGCACACGACCGTTACGGGTGTCGTAGACAATTCAATAAGATCAGCAGAAATATCAAAGTTTTCGATAACCTGCTGATGGACGCCTCCAATACCCCCTGTAACAAATATGGGCAAGCCTGCCAGATGAGCGCAAAACATGGTTGCCGCGACTGTAGTGCTGGCAGTGAGCTTTCTACTGAGCACATAGGCAATATCACTGCGGGATGCTTTTATTGTGTGGGGGGATTGGGCGAGTTCTTCCATCAGCGCATCACTGGTTCCAATATGGATTCGTCCACCGTGTAATGCAATGGTTGCAGGGATGGCTCCAATCGTTCGGATGATATCCTCAATGATGCAGGCTGTTTCCAGATTCTCAGGATAAGGCATCCCATGCGAGATTAATGTTGATTCCAGTACAACGACTGGTTCGTTATTAATAATGGCATCTGCCACTTCCGGATCGATCTGTAACAGCTTGTGAAACATATTATTTATTCTCTTGGAGTATAGCCGGCAGGCCGTTCTGATCCTTCGCCAAATAAAAACTTTTCCATTTCCTGGGTTAAGAATTCACGGGCTTTGGGATCAATAAGGCTTAAACGGTATTCATTAATTAACATCGTTTGATGGGAGAGCCACATATTCCAGGCCTGTTTGGAAATATTATTCCGTATTTTTTCTCCTAAAGCGCCGGGAAATGGTTGTTTCTCAAGACCTTCGGCCTCGTTTTTTAGTTTTAAACAAAATACTTGATGAGTCATAAGCAAATTCCAAATTACAAATTCTAATTATTGACAGCTAGGATTGCCGGCAAGCAATTTTGAAAAAAACAAAAGAACAACGCGTCCTTTTGCATTAACTGTTCTTGCTAACAAACCCTGTCAGTGTATCAATATCGACCTCAATCAGCACGGCATTTTACTTGCGCCAGCATAATATGCTGTGAGAGAAGCTGTTCTTGCTCTGGTAAAAGCGCATCAAACTGCACTGCGGTGCGATACAAATCTTCACTCAAATACTGGCTGTAAACGCATACTGCATCCACTACAATAGGAACCATTTTGGGTTTAGTATAGATCACCAGCTTGAGAAGTGTTTTTTCTTTAATCCGTTCTTTAGTTTTAAAAGCCATACCGCCAAGACTGATGTTCACTTTGCGCAAGTGAATTTTATCACCCATGAGTAAATGGCGGGCGAGATAGTCAATTTTGGCATTTATCAGATTAAGATAATGGGTTAGCGCAGGCTCTTTTAACGCTAATGCCTGAGTCAGTTCAGCTAATTCATAATCAATTGTCTGGAAATATTGAGTTGTCTCCAGAAATCGTTGGCCGCTTTGACCCAGCAACTCCTCGGTAAGAGACTTGTCAGAGCAAAGGCTTCCCGGTTGAAGTATTTTATAATCAAAATAGACTTGATCATCAATTCTAAAATGTTGTCTTCGTTCATGTACAGGCATAATCACTCCAAATCCATTTAGGTTAAGCACAGACATAATTAAACAGAAACATCAACTCTGGGATCTTCAGGTTTATCATTTACTGTACCATCGGTTGGTGTTACGATCGTAGTTGGTGCTCTTACGTCACTCAAAAGCTCTCTTTGTACTTGTTGTTCGCCACTCCTTATTTCCACCAGACTAACCGGCATTACTTCTATTTCTTCCTCGTCGTCACTCACATCATCAATCACTAATGAAGGGGCTGGCTGATTAAGCTGTATCAAAACAGCAGCAGACTGATCGCTTAATTCCTGGCTTCTTGCAACGGCTTCAAAGTGATTGGTGGCCGCAGCAGCGCGTTGAACGCAGTCGGTTAAATACGTGGTAAATGCTGCTGAGGTTACTCGATTTTTACTAATCGCCTCTTGAACTACTTTGTTAAACTCAGCGACTCTATCCAGTCTAACCGCTGCATTGAAGGCAGCAGTCAGGTTGGCCGGCATTTCCAAAGGGGAAATCATTGCCTGCAATTTTTGCTGCATGTCAAACTGCAGCTTTTTCATCACATGTGCGCCGAACCCTTTCTTTTCTGTGCCGTTGATAGCGTCCTGAATCTCCTTTTGGGTGGTTTGCATGGCCTTGATTTTTTGAGCCGCCGGAAGATGGCTTGCCATAATTCGATGATAGCTGTCAACACTGGCCAATATCGTTTCTTTATTACCCGCTTCGTAGGCAGAACTCATGGTTCGCAAGTCGCGAAGATCAAGATAGTGCCTATCATGGGCATAGACCGATTGTGCTTCAGGATGAAGCATTTTTTCATTAAGGTTGGCCAGATCAGCCCGACTGATAATGAGTTGACGATTTCCTCGTAAATTCAAAGAGGCGCCTGCGCCCTGCCGTTTGAGATAATCGATCATCTCTGGCGACACATCTTTACCAAAAGTCAGCATAACTCGACCGCCGTCGATAGCATCAACCGATTTAATCGGGTTGGCTTGTCTGTGGGTCCAGGGATGTTTATAAGGCCTTCCCTGAGAAGTAAACAACACCGGGTTGTGAAGCAGTTTTTCAAGAACAAGGCTTTGTCTAAGTTCTACACGGTTGATTTCTGCCGGCTTATGTTTGGGAAATACGTTTTCAATTTTTTTAATCCGCTCAATAATTACAGATCGTAAATCGGTAGCATCCTTCTTCAGCGTTTTTACTTCTTTTAATTCCTTCTCTGCAGCATTTCGTTGAGTAGTAGTTAAATCTCGACGCTGTAGCAGCCGATTTAATTGCTGTTCCCGCTGGCCATGCTGATAGGATACACGATCCGCATACTGAGCAAGTAAAGTTCCCCGTCTGCGTAATTGCTCAAGGCTGTCAAATTTGGCATTAAAGGATGAGTCTTCAATCAGCGTGCGGTTTCTTCCCTGTCCATGACGGGTATGCTTGACGATGGTTTCAATAGGCTGCATGCTCAACCTGGAGTCCAAACCCAGTTTGTCTTTTCCCATAATCACCTGATCGAACACGAAGAGACTGCGGGCATCGCGCAATGCCTTGTTCTGGTTATATCCACCCATCGCATCCGTATCGCTGCACAGATAAAACAGGCCAAGTGAGGGGCCAAAATCGTCAATATATTCATTCGAGTGAAGGCCAGCACCCACTGGATTTAATGTAGAGTAATGCTCGTAGGTTTTGCTGGAGGTAAGCGGTGTGAATGTTTTTCCTCGCGCAAAATCTTTCATTAGCCTTATATTATCGAAGGGAACAAACAGAGCAGGTTGGCCATTGTGAGTCATTGTTGTTGCCCGCGTAGTATCCAGTCCCAGCATTCTGGATACGTTCAAAGCCATGGCTTCGCGCTGCACTTCGACAATTTCACCATGCTTGGGTAGCTTGATGATTGCCTCTGTACCCAGTTTGAAGTTTCCTCTTGCTGCAGTATAGGTGGCGCGATTGGTTGGATTTCCATCGCGTAAATTACCCAATTGCTGTCTGACTGTAGCAAGGCTGACCAGGGACGCTTTTTCAGTTACGCCTCCGGCACTTTCAGCGAGTTCGCAATAAGCGGTAGAACCGCCCATCTCGTCTGGCACTGTGATAAGCTTCAGATTATTAATCTTATCCAGATCATTCATCATATCTAAACGCTGCTTATATTTATCATACTCCTCAGTGCCTTTGGTCAGTGTTTTTAAATGCTTCTCCAAAAGCCCAATCACTGATTTCACATTTGCGTCATTAGCTGCGCTGAACGGGTAATCTCTGTGAAGGAACTGCTTAATAATGGGTTCCATTTTGGCGCGGGCAGCAGCTTTTAATTGGGTTAGTTCTACACTGTCGGGGCTTGTGACCGTTCTGCGATTATAATAATCATTCTGCGGCAGGGTGCTTAATTGATCATCTCTGCGCCAGAACGCGATTCGACTAAGAAGACCCGGCGCATCATAGCCTGTGGGTCTTGGAGGGCTTCCCTCAGCAAATTTGACGTTTCTCATCAGAATATCTTTCAGTCGATGCCATTCTCCGGGATTATTTTCAACGGTATGATAATCAATGACTCCTACTCCATTGGCTTCAATTGATTCAAGTGCGGCATCCAGATCTGCGTATTGGGCTAATTGCTCTGGTAGAATAGCAATTCCCTTGTTTATACTGATCTCTTTCAAGAAGCGGGTCATTATGCGATTTTTTTGTGTAGCGTCCATATAACACGTGTTCCCATAAGATTCTTTCTATAACTATAGTCGGTGAAATTACAGACGTGTGCCATAAAGATAAAAAAGTTCTACACTGTATACAAATAGTTACAAATGCGAGCAATCATGCCAATCGACAAAAAAAGGATTTTAAAGCAATTAAATTTACCTGAAGTTCCTGTCAAAGAGATTATTTCCGGGTTATCTGATTGTACGTTTTATGAGCTGTCCCTTTTTTATGTCAATGACAGAACTCCAAGAGAAGTTCTTGATGGACGGGCATTTGAAAGTCTTTGGCAGCTGCATCGCGAGAAATTGAGTTTATGGGATATTCCTGAATTCAAGCTGCAAAAGCAGACCGATTTTTCAGATCGCGAATTGGTCCTCGGGTTGGGACTTTACTATTCGGCGGTAAGTTTGAAGGCACAAAATCAGGAAAAAGCCTTTCTTAAATATTTAAATCTGGCTATGAGTTATGGCTCCTGTCAGGCATTTCAAACAGCGGTTAATGATTTAGAGATTGAAGCACACCAAGTGAGCCGCTCTGAAGTACAAAACACCACGGTGAAATTAAGCGAAATATTAAAAACCTGGAGTCCGATGCTGATGAAGCATCGAACCCCGGGTCTTTTGCTGCTGGCGAACACTAATCTATTTTTAGCCAGGGAGCTGAAGGGAGCATGCAATAGCGACATGATCTTAGCGGCTTATCAACTCACCTGGCAGTATTTACGAATGGCCGAATTATGCGAGTATGATTCTCAGGCTGCGATTAACAATGTGTATTTCGGGAAAGGCCTGGCTTTATCCAATCCCTTTAATCTTGCCGATATCAGTACTATGAAGAATGAACTTGGAGTTGAGATAAAGGCGCTTCTTACTCCAAGCCAGGTGACCTATGCGGAAAACGAGGCTTTAAATCTTTATAATAAACAACTTAAGCCTGTGCGATTAAAAGCGCCTCCATTCAGTTTGGGTAGTTCAACGGACCATGCTAAAGCCCTCAAGGAATCACTCCATAACCAGATTTCGAGTCCAAGAAGAGGCTGAGTCTATCTTAACAGGCCAATTTTCACTACAATGTTCTTTTAATAAAGAAAAATGCCTATGTTCAAACCGCTCGCGCTCTATATTGGTTTACGCTATACACGTGCCAGGAAAAAAAATCATTTCGTTTCGTTTATATCCCTAAGCTCCATGTTAGGAATTGGCTTGGGCGTTATGGTTTTAATTACGGTACTTTCGGTGATGAATGGCTTTGATGTCGAAATCCACCGCCGTTTTTTTGGTATGGCGCCTGAAATTACTGTGACCGGTCGCGATGGAAAGATTAGTGACTGGCCTGCTCTTGAAAAAAAATTAAGCAATGTTCCGGGTATTAAAGCCATTGTGCCTTTTGTGGGCGGTCAGGGATTATT from Legionella quinlivanii encodes:
- a CDS encoding AAA family ATPase — translated: MISVLAINNYRSILDLKIPLSQLNVITGANGSGKSNIYRALRLLSQTVTGGVVKALAQEGGLNSTFWAGPETLSKAMQKGEAAVEGSVRRKAVRMRLGFSTPELGYAISLGLPAPSNSAFSLDPEIKRECIWAGPCFRPASLLVDRVGSIIKVRASRTWEVVDHHLNVFDSLFSQIGNIKETPEIIYVREFIRNWRFYDHFRSDRESPARKTQIATRTPVLSNEGDDLAAALQTIKEIGDSEALDKAISDAFPGTKLVIAKHEGGYLSVGLSQQGLLRPLNCAELSDGTLRYLLLVAALLTPRPPKLLILNEPETSLHPDLLPALAKLILHVSEKTQVWIVSHANSLINILKQYPESHLIALEKQIGQTTIPGQSLLDVPSWYWPD
- a CDS encoding YncE family protein produces the protein MELPQFNSGNLYLIGFIPSGILLNPAQTRLYISDMTQNSISSCNIDGTGGVSNCTSSGTGMSQPWGIAFNASGTKIYVTNFLGSNVSLCDIDLNGMLVNCSITGSGFSSPVGIIFNSAQTRAYVVNDGGVVSQCDVAADGSLVNCSLSVDTGLISRYIAFNAEETLAYITHPANDVVSKCEVAANGNLTNCTLTGTNMNGATGIKLITL
- a CDS encoding patatin-like phospholipase family protein, with product MGGITVVSGGGDFGAFGAGILNGWTQSGKRPEFTTVTGISTGALIAPLAFAGPKYDKALREAYTTISAKDVFTDKPVLWTLLTGGESLKDYKPLQKLLDKYVTATMLDDIAKAYYQGRRLYVGTTNLYSRDLVVWDMTRIATSKNPEKLALFKKILLASASIPAVFPPVYFDVMAQGQIYSEMHVDGGTTFAVFLSRLGSDLKAAKEHFHLKNMPNVKIFVIRNNQNRFPYKVVKPKLLSIGKRALKSVTAAQGSADVIFIYLCSLLQHVDFNLTYIPPDFVADADKMFDQKQMNALYQIGYKKGRTGSFWEKIPPDVAILHR
- a CDS encoding IS3 family transposase (programmed frameshift), which translates into the protein MTITTIECSEIIHSSRKRKRWTAYEKQQIVHETYQTGVTVSFIARKHGIPPSQLFYWRKIMENGALTSVKTEEEVIPESEAKALKKRIKQLEQVLGQKTLENEILREAVKLGRGKKTDLATTLVRDKRFRIRAVARALQVSRSHLTQRLKNMEHSRKQTVKIRDQELLPYIREITDKRSSYGYRRVTTLLNHELKKTGLACVNHKRVYRIMKQNQLLLPAYGKKQTRVHDGKVITLHSNTRWCSDCFTIQCANGDRVHVAFAMDTCDREVLGYIASTVGIDGEAIRDLLLESVEYRFGAAEYMPKQIQWLTDNGPCYVARDTVSFARNLGFDVRTTPAYSPESNGMAEAFVKTFKRDYVAFFDLDDAQTVMKKLPEWFDDYNEVAPHKGLKMMAPREYIRSLLAVS
- a CDS encoding pseudouridine-5'-phosphate glycosidase; protein product: MFHKLLQIDPEVADAIINNEPVVVLESTLISHGMPYPENLETACIIEDIIRTIGAIPATIALHGGRIHIGTSDALMEELAQSPHTIKASRSDIAYVLSRKLTASTTVAATMFCAHLAGLPIFVTGGIGGVHQQVIENFDISADLIELSTTPVTVVCSGAKSILDLPKTLEKLESYGVPIVGYRTNEFPAFYSHSSGLPLVHRLDKPQEIAELLYYQHQLGMRNGIVVANPIPRGDEIPEAQINPVIQQARAEAKGLQGKSITPFLLKRINELTAGESLRANIELIKNNASLGAQIAICYYQQLKHLNI
- a CDS encoding oxidative damage protection protein, translating into MTHQVFCLKLKNEAEGLEKQPFPGALGEKIRNNISKQAWNMWLSHQTMLINEYRLSLIDPKAREFLTQEMEKFLFGEGSERPAGYTPRE
- a CDS encoding PilZ domain-containing protein; protein product: MPVHERRQHFRIDDQVYFDYKILQPGSLCSDKSLTEELLGQSGQRFLETTQYFQTIDYELAELTQALALKEPALTHYLNLINAKIDYLARHLLMGDKIHLRKVNISLGGMAFKTKERIKEKTLLKLVIYTKPKMVPIVVDAVCVYSQYLSEDLYRTAVQFDALLPEQEQLLSQHIMLAQVKCRAD